The Streptomyces cyaneogriseus subsp. noncyanogenus region GATCGTGTGGTGACGCAGGACACACGCAGGGGCCGACCACTCCGCCCGGCCCGCGGAGTCGTAAGGGGGACGGCACGTGACCGCACGTGCCGGAACGGCACCGGACCGAAAGGGACCCACCGCCATGACCGACACCGCGCAGCCCGCGACCCCCGCCGCCAAGAGCGGCGTGAAGGGCCCCGCCGCCTACTTCCCGTCCATCGAGAAGAAGTACGGCCGCCCCGTCACCGAGTGGAAGGAGCTCGTCCGCGCCTCCCCGCTCACCCGGCACATGGAGCTGGTGACCTGGCTGAAGACCGAACACGGCCTGGGCCACGGACACGCCAACGCGCTCGTCGCCCACACCCTCGCCGAGGACAGCGGGAAGTAGCCCCTCAGGAGGCCTCGGGCGCGTCCCGCTCCCCGGCCCGCTCCGCGTCCTCCTCGGCCAGCGCCGCGTCCAGCCGCGCCCGGGCGCCGTCCAGCCGGCGCCGGCAGATCTTCGCCAGCTCCTCGCCCCGCTCCCACAGGGCGAGGGACTCCTCCAGCGTCGTACCGCCCGCCTCCAGCCGCCGTACGACCTCGATCAGCTCGTCCCGGGCCTGCTCGTACCCGAGCGCCTCGGTCCGGGCCGCCGTCTCATCCACCTCGCTGGTCATCCGCTCACCTTATGCGTCGACTCGTACGGAGAACTCGCCCTCGGAGACCCGCGCGCGCAGCGCCTCCCCGGCCGCCACCTCGCCCGGGTCGCGCACGGCGTGCCCGTCGGCCCGCTGGAGCACCGCGTACCCCCGCTTGAGGGTCGCGGCGGGGGAGAGGGCCACCACGCGGGCGTGCGTGTGCGTCAGCTCGGAGTCGGCGCGGTCCAGATGGTGCCGCAGGGTGCGCCGGCCCCGGTCGAGCAGGGACGCCACCTGCTCGGCCCGCTCGTCGATCATCCGGTGCGGATCCTGCACCGAGGGCCGCGCGAGCGCGTGGGCCAGCCCCCGCTCCTCCCGCTCGACCAGCGCCCGCACACAGCGCCGCGCCCGGTCGCGCAGCAGCCGCACGCGCTCGTACTCCTCCCCGACGTCCGGCACCACCTTCTTCGCCGCGTCGGTGGGGGTCGAGGCACGCACATCCGCCACGTAGTCCAGCAGCGGGG contains the following coding sequences:
- a CDS encoding DUF4287 domain-containing protein; its protein translation is MTDTAQPATPAAKSGVKGPAAYFPSIEKKYGRPVTEWKELVRASPLTRHMELVTWLKTEHGLGHGHANALVAHTLAEDSGK
- a CDS encoding exodeoxyribonuclease VII small subunit, producing MTSEVDETAARTEALGYEQARDELIEVVRRLEAGGTTLEESLALWERGEELAKICRRRLDGARARLDAALAEEDAERAGERDAPEAS